The sequence below is a genomic window from Mycobacterium heidelbergense.
GCTGACCATGAAGCCCGATGTCTGCTGGCAGTTGCCGATCCGGCGCAGCCAGGAATGGGTGACCCGGCCCGACGGCACGGAAATCCTCAAGACCACCGTCACCGAATACGATCGCCGCGGCTGGGGCTCCGGCGGTGCCGACCTGCATTGGTATTGCACCGGCGACCCGGCCGCCCACGTCGGCGCCAAGCAGGTGTGGGAGACCCTGGCCGACGAATTGGCCGAGCTGCTCGGCGCGAAGGCCTACGCGGAATTGGCCGCAATGTGCAAGCGCCGCAGCAAGTTAGGTCTCATCGCGGTGCACCCGGCGACTCGGGTCGCCGAGTAGCGCCAGGTGGTCGGCGCCCGCTGATCGAGCGTGAATCCTGGGCTTCGAGTGTGCGCCCTGGGCGGAAATCCGGCCCGATTTCCGCCCTGCATACACACTCGTTGACGACGGCCACTTGACGACGGCTACCCCGTCGACGCACACCCGTCGACGGCCTCGCCGGCTCGACAGCCCCTAGCCTTCGAGCTTGTAGCCCAGCCCCCGCACCGTCACCAGGTGCACCGGGTTGGCCGGGTCGGCTTCGATCTTCGACCGCAGGCGCTTGACGTGGACGTCGAGCGTCTTGGTGTCACCGACGTAGTCGGCGCCCCACACCCGATCGATCAGCTGCCCGCGGGTCAGCACCCGCCCGCTGTTGCGCATCAGGTATTCCAGCAGGTCGAATTCCTTGAGCGGCAACGTGATCGTGTCACCGTTGACCGAGACGACGTGCCGCTCGACATCCATCCGGACCGGGCCCGACTCGAGCACGCCGTCGCTGATTTCGGAGTCGTCGTCGCCGCCCCGGCGCAGCACCGCCCTGATCCGGGCGATCAGCTCACGCGCCGAATAGGGTTTGGTGACATAGTCATCCGCGCCGAGCTCGAGGCCGACCACCTTGTCGATCTCGCTGTCGCGGGCGGTCACCATGATCACCGGCACGCCGGACCGGGAACGCAGCTGCTTGCACACGTCGGTGCCCGACATGCCCGGCAGCATCAGGTCGAGCAGCACGATGTCGGCGCCGGCGCGATCGAACTCGGCGAGCGCCGCCGGGCCGTCGGTCACCACCGTGGCCTCAAAGCCCTCCTTGCGCAACAGGAACGCCAGCGGATCGGCCAGCGACTCCTCGTCCTCCACGATCAGCACACTGGTCATCGACTTAGTTCTTCCTCTCGTTGTGACCTGTTGGGCCGCACCTCACGACCCCGCGGTTGCTCGGGTTGCTCGTCACTGTTTGTGTAGGCCGGAATGGACAGGGTGAACGTCGACCCGGTTCCCGGCTTGCTCCACACGCCGATGCTGCCATTGTGGTTGGCCGCAACGTGTTTGACGATGGCAAGCCCTAAGCCGCTGCCGCCGGTGGCGCGCGAACGCGCCTTGTCCCCGCGGAAGAACCGCTCGAAGACCCGCTCCTGGTCTTCCAGGGCGATCCCGATGCCGCGGTCGGTCACCGCGATCTCGATGTTGTCGCCCCGGCGGCGGCGGCTGATCGACACCGGCGAACCCGGGGGCGAATAGGCGATCGCATTCGAGACCAGGTTGGCCAGGGCGGTCACCAGCAGCGTTTCATCGCCCAGCACCCGCAGGCCGCTTGGCGCGTCGGTGCGAACCTCGATATCGGCGTTGTCGGCGGCCACCTTGTGGCGTGAAATCGCCTCGGACACAACGATGTCGACGTCAACGTCGGTCACGTTGGGCAACCGCTCCGCGCCCTGCAGCCGGGACAGCTCGATCAGCTCGGCGACCATGTCGCCCAGCCGGTTGGCCTCGACAAGCACCTTCTCGGCGAACCGGCGAACCGTCTCGGAGTCATCCGCGGACGCCAGCAGGGCCTCGGCGAGCAGGGCCATGGCGCCGACCGGGGTCTTGAGCTCGTGGCTGACGTTGGCCACGAAATCGCGCCTGGTCGCCTCCATCCGCGCGTAGTCGGACTGGTCGTGGACGAACACCACGGCGAACCGGCGGTCTTCTTCGCTCAGCAGCCGCGCCTGCCCGTGCACCGACAGCCCGGACCGGCCCGCCGCGCGTTTGGCCGGCCGCAGGTCGAACTCGACGTCGACGCCGCTGAGCGCCTGCTGCGCGGCCTGCCACGCCTGGTTGTCGAGCTGACGATCGCGCACCAGGCCCAACTCCCTGGCCCGGTCGTTGAGGTACACGACGTCGCGATGCGAATCCACCACCGCGACACCCAGCGGCATCAGCGCGACGATGCGTTGCAGCATCTGCGCGACGGTTATCCCCGTCCACTCGGTGGACGATTGCTGGCGGCGTTGAACCGCCCGCGGCGCCAGCCGAACACCGACCACCACGCCTACGGCCAATGCCAGCACGGACAAGACCCCGGCCAGCAACAGCGCCGAGAACACAGTCACATACAAAATCCTACAAATCTGGTGAACGCCGCCCTAGCGGAGCGAGGCCAAAATCGGACAAGTCACATCTTGCCCTACAGGTGTTCCGCTCGCGTTCACGCGATGTTTGGCAAACAGGCCTTTGAAGGGGCCTTCCGGGCGTGCGGCCGAACTACGCGCGTCCTTGGCTGGCAACCGCGGCGGCACCGGCCGCGGCGGCCTCCGGGTCGAGATAGGTGCCGCCCGGCAGCGCCGGCCGCAGGTCGGCGTCCAGGTCGTAGCGCAACGGAATGCCGGTCGGGATGTTCAACCCGACGATCTCTTCGTCGGACATCCGGTCCAGGTGCTTGACCAGGGCGCGCAGCGAGTTGCCGTGCGCGACGATCAGCACCGTCTTGCCGGCCCGCAAATCGGGGACGATGACGTCGGTGAAGTACGGCAGGAATCGGACCACCACATCGGCCAGGCATTCGGTCAGCGGGCCACCGCCGATGTTGGCGTAGCGGGGGTCGGTGTCCTGGCTGAACTCGCTGCCCTTCTCGATCGGCGGCGGCGGCGTGTCGTAGCTGCGCCGCCAGGCCATGAACTGCTCCTCGCCGTAGCGCTCCTGCGTCTCGGCCTTGTTCAGACCCTGCAGCGCGCCGTAGTGGCGTTCGTTGAGCCGCCAGCTGCGCCGCACCGGAATCCACAGCCGGTCCGCGGTGTCCAGCGCCAGGTGTGCGGTGGTGATCGCGCGTCGCAGCAGCGAGGTGTAGAGCACGTCGGGCAACAGGCCGTGTTCGGCCATCAGCTCGCCGCTTCGAACGGCTTCGGTCCGGCCCCTCTCGGTCAGCCCGACGTCCACCCAGCCGGTGAACTGGTTGCTTGCGTTCCAGTCGCTCTCGCCGTGGCGGAGCAGCACCAGCGTGGCAGTGTCTCCCATGCCGGTTAGTCTCTCACGCCCTCCGCGTCGTCGCCTTCGTCGCCGTCGATCAGGTGGGCGAACGCCTGCAGGTTCTTCAGCGACTCCCCGCGGGATACCCGCCAGTCCCACTCCTTTTGAATCGATGAGCGAAAGCCCAACTCCAGCAACGTATTAAAGTCCGAGTCCACCGCTTCGAGCACCTGCCCGAGCACCCGGTCGATCTCGTCGGCGTCGACCGACGCCAGCGACATGTGGCCCACCAGGTAGATGTCGCCGACGTTGTCCAGCGTGTAAGCGACCCCGTAGAGCCGGCGATTGCGCTTGAGCAGGAACCGGTAGACGCCCTCGTGGTTCTCGTCGGGCTTGCGGCACACGAACGCCTCGACGCGCACCGAGTGCTCGCCGACGATCAGGATCGTGTTGGTCTTGAGCTTGCGCTCGCCCGGCAGTTCCACCACCAACCCCGGCGGGCCGCCGTGCGCCCCGGGGAATTCCGAGTAGGTCAGCTCGCTGGCCCGCAGCGCGCGCTCGATCACGGCCTGCACGGTCGAATTCATGCGCCCACCCCGCGACGCGGCGCCCAGCGACGGGGCTTGCGCATCGACGCCCGGTCCGGCATCGGGACGCCCCGGCGCTGACGCTCGGCGGTGAAGTCGCCGATCGCCCGTCGATAGCTGGCCAGCAGCGCGTCGGTGGTGTTCTCCCAGGAGAAGCCGGCCGCGTGCGCGGCGGCGGCGCGGCCCATCGCCTCCGCGTGCGGCGGGCCCAGCCGCAGCAGCCGATCGAGGGCGTCCGCCCAGTCGCCGACGTCGTGCCCGGACACCAGGGCGCCGGAGATCCCGTCGCGCACCGCCACCGGCAGGCCGCCCACCGCGGCCGCCACCACGGGCGTGCCGCACGCCTGCGCCTCGACGGCGACCAGGCCGAACGACTCCGAATAGCTCGGCACGGCAACGAGATCAACGGCCCGGAACAGGGTGGCCAGGTCGTCGCGGGACTGCGGCGGCAGGAACGTCACCCGGTCGGCGATGCCGAGTTCGTCCGCGAGCCCGACCAGTCCGTCCGGGGAAGCCAGACCGCTGCCCGACGGGCCGCCGGCCACCACGATGCGCACCCCGGGCAATTTCGCCGCGGCGCGCAGCACGATGTCGGGGGCCTTCAGCGGCTGGATCCGTCCGACGAACGCCACCAGGTCTTCCTCGAGCGGGAGCCCCAGCGCGGCCCGGGCCGCCCGGCGGTCGCCCGGGCGGAACACGTCCAGGTCCACGCCGGGATGGACCACGTCGATCCGCGCCGGATCGGCGTGGTGGATCGAGATCAATTGTCTGGCTTCGTCGTCGGTGTTGACGATCAGCCGGTCCGCCTCGTCGACGACCTGCTGCTCCCCGACCGTGCGCAGCGGCGGCTCGGGCGCGTCCCCGGCGGCCAGGGCCGCGTTCTTGACCGCCGCGAGCGTGTGCGCGGTATGCACCAGCGGCACCGCCCACCGGTCGCGGGCCAGCCAGCCGACCTGCCCGGACAGCCAGTAGTGGGAGTGCACGATGTCGTAGTACCCCGGCTCGTGGGACGCCTCGGCGCGCAGCACCCCGGCCGCGAAGGCGCACAGCTGGGTGGGCAGATCGTATTTGTCCAGGCCCTCGAACGGCCCCGCCACCACGTTGCGCACCAGCACGCCCGGCGCGACCCGGACGACCGGCGGATCGGCCGACGCGGTGGCCCGGGTGAAGATCTCCACCTCGATGCCCCGCCGGGCCAGATGCAACGCGGTCTGCAGCACGTAGACGTTCATGCCGCCGGCGTCGCCGGTCCCCGGCTGCGCCAGCGGTGAGGTGTGCACCGCCAACACCGCTACCCGGCGGGGGCCACTCAGCCGGATGACGTCCCGGACAAGCTCGTCGTGCCGCACACCCTCATCTTTACAGGACGGGCCGCCACCAGGCCCAAGCGCGCTGGACGCGCAGGGTGTTAAGCGGACGACTCGTCGGCATCAGCGACGTCGCGCAGCCGGGAGTCCAGCGCGCCGGCGCGGCGCATCGCGCCCAGCGGGTCGGAATACAACCCGCCCAGCGACACGGTCCCCGCGCCCGCCTCCTGCACCCGGTTGCCGAAGGCGGTGACGCGGATGTCGCGCGGCGCCAGGACCGAGCGTGCGGCGAAGGCCGCCTCCACCCGTTCCATCGCCTCGGGGTATTCGGTGAAGGCCTGGCCGCCGACCACCAGCTCGTCGGGGTTGAGCATGTCGCGCAGCAGCGCGACCGCCTCCCCGAGCACCCGGGCCCGCTCGGCCAGCAGGTCCTTGGCCTGCTGGTTGCCGGCCCGCGCCACCCGCAGCAGGTCGGTCATGGCGGTTGCCGACCCGCCGGCGCGAGTCGCCGGGGCGACGGGCGCGACGCCGGGAAGGATCTTGAGCCGGCGCGCCGCGGCCAGGACCGCTTCGTCGCTGACGGCGGACTCCAGCTGCCCGGTGCCGCCGAGCGGCTCGGAGTATGCGGGCAGGGACGCGATGGTGCCCGGCCCGCTGGCCGGGCAGTGCACCCGTCCGCCGATCACCAGGGCGTAGCCCACGGTCTCGCGGGCGTAGACGTACAGGCTGGTCGGCGAGCTCGGCGCGAACCGCCGCAGCCCCAGCAGCAGCTCGGCGCCGGCCATGGCGTCGACGTGCGAGGCCACCGACACCGGCAGGCCCAGCGCGTCGGCCAGCACGGGCCCGACCGGCGCCTGCCGCCAGCCCAGCCTCGGGTGGTCGACGTGGCCGGTGGCGCTGTCGACGGTGCCGCCGATCGCCACCCCGACCCACAGCGGGCGGCGCCGGTGCCAGCGCCTCAGGTACCGGCTGGCGCTCTCGGCCAGCGACGCGAGCGCGGGCCCGGCGGGACTGAGCGGTGTCGGGGTCTCGACCGTGTCCAGCGTGCGGCCGAACAGGTCGGTGGCCACGATGCTGGTGGTTCGCGCGCCGACGTGGATGCCCAGCGTCACGAACGGTTCGTGGTTGATCTCCACCGGCACCCGCGGGCGGCCGATGGCCCCGGAGACGGCCAGGTCGGCGCGCTCGCGCAGGAGTCCGGCGTCGAGCAGCGCGATGACCTGGCGGTTGACCGTGGCGATGCTCAGCGAGGTGACGCCGGCGATGACGTCACGGCCGACCGGGCCGCGCAATCGGACGGCCCGGAAGACGGAGGCCGCCGCCGAGTCGGAGATGTACAACGCCGGCGGCAGGATCTGGCGGTGCAACCGCAGGTGGTTTTTGCGGGTGAGCGAATGATGGCTATGGGTGAGGGTAGTCGAGCGCACGAGCGTCCTTTGTCCGAGTTCCTGGTGGCCGGTCATGGCCACACCTGAAGGTCAGGAGCGGCAAAGTGCGCGGCAACAACACGCACTTGCCGCGCAAAGACACGCGGCGGTGTTGTTGAACGGGGCGCTGAGGTGCACTCCGAGAATTTAGCACGTTTATTAGAGTTGTTCCCGTGAATGCAGCAGGGGGGCGCCAACGGGTCGCGGTCGTCACCGGCGCCAGCTCCGGTATCGGCGAGGCTACCGCCAAAATACTTGCGGCACAAGGCTTTCACGTGGTCGCGGTGGCGCGGCGGGCGGACCGGATCAACGCGCTGGCCGACGAGATCGGCGGGACCGCCATTGTGGCCGACGTCACAGACGCCGGCGCGGTGGAGGCGCTGGCCGACGAAGTGGGCCGGGTCGACGTGTTGGTCAACAACGCCGGCGGCGCCCGCGGGCTGGAGCCCGTCGCCGAGGCCGACGTCGAGCACTGGCGATGGATGTGGGAGACCAACGTGATGGGCACGCTGCGGGTCACCCGCGCGCTGCTGCCCAAGCTGGTCGACTCCGGCGACGGCCTGATCGTCACCGTCACCTCGATCGCGGCGCTCGAGGTCTACGACGGCGGCGCCGGCTACACGGCGGCCAAACACGCCCAGGGAGCGCTGCACCGCACGCTGCGCGGCGAGCTGTTGGGAAAGCCGGTGCGGCTCACCGAGATTGCCCCGGGCGCGGTCGAAACGGAGTTCTCGCTGGTCCGCTTCGGCGGCGACCAACGGCGCGCGGATGCCGTCTACACCGGCATCACGCCGTTGGTGGCGGCCGACGTCGCCGAGGTGATCGGGTTCGTGGCCTCGCGGCCGTCCCACGTCGACCTGGACCTGATCGTCATCAAGCCGCGCGACCAGGCCAGCGCGTCGCGGTTCAACCGCCGGGGCTAGACGGCTCCGAACCGGAAGGCGTCGTGCTCGTCGTGGTCGTCGTGGTCGTCGTGGTCGTCGTGGTCGTCGGCGTGCCCGAGAGGGTGGGCGCGTTGGGAGGGGTCACCGGTGCGGTGACCGGAATCTGCGTGCCCGGCGGGCGAGCGGTCGTCGGCGGCAGCGCCGACATCGCCACCCAGGTGTCCCAGTCCACCGCCCAGTCCCAGATGTCGCCGTCGGAATAGGACAGCTGGATCGAGCTGCCGGTCACCTCGACCGGGTCGCCGTAGATCGCGGTGTGGTAGTACTCCTCGGCGTCGCCGGTGGACAGGTTGATGCAGCCGTTGGTGACGTTGGTGTTGCCCTGTGCGCCCGAACTGGCGGGGTTGGCGTGAATGAACTCGCCGTTGTTGGAGATCCGCACCGCCCAGCGCTCGTGGATGTTGCTGTAGCCGGCGGCCGGGTTGGACATGTAGAAGTCGGAGTACTTCTCGGTGACCACGTGGATGCCGTTGCGGGTGACGTTGCGCGCCTTGTCGGCCTCGCCGTAGCTGCACGGGAAGTCCATGATGACGCCGGCGTCGGTGACCACCTGGATGCGGTGCGAGGAGACCTCGGCCTTGACCACCTGCCGGCGGCCGATCTGGATCTTCAGGGAGATGTCCTCGGCGCCGTACGCGCCGTCGCCGAACGGCCGACCGTAGAGCTTGGCGTCGACGTTGACGGTGGTGCCCGCCGGGTAGTACTCGCGGGTCCGGTAGTGGACGCGCGCGCCCTGCGCCTCGTCGGGCAGCCACGCCCAGCTGCCCTCGACGGGCGGGTTGGCGGTCACCGTGAGCGCCTTCTCGACGGCCGCCTTGTCGCTGATCGGCGCGTCGAACTGGATGATGATCGGCGCGGCGACCCCGACGGTCTGGCCGTCGGCCAACTGGAAGCTCCCGCCGATCTTCTTGGTCGGCGACACGGTGGTGAACTTGCCGGTCACCGGCGTCGCCCTGCCGTCGTGGCCGACGGCCGAACCGCTCCAGGTATAGGTCGAGTCGTAGCCCAGCGGCTCGGTCGTGGTGTAGACGGTGCGATCGGAGT
It includes:
- the regX gene encoding two-component sensory transduction protein RegX; its protein translation is MTSVLIVEDEESLADPLAFLLRKEGFEATVVTDGPAALAEFDRAGADIVLLDLMLPGMSGTDVCKQLRSRSGVPVIMVTARDSEIDKVVGLELGADDYVTKPYSARELIARIRAVLRRGGDDDSEISDGVLESGPVRMDVERHVVSVNGDTITLPLKEFDLLEYLMRNSGRVLTRGQLIDRVWGADYVGDTKTLDVHVKRLRSKIEADPANPVHLVTVRGLGYKLEG
- a CDS encoding type III secretion system chaperone family protein, which produces MNSTVQAVIERALRASELTYSEFPGAHGGPPGLVVELPGERKLKTNTILIVGEHSVRVEAFVCRKPDENHEGVYRFLLKRNRRLYGVAYTLDNVGDIYLVGHMSLASVDADEIDRVLGQVLEAVDSDFNTLLELGFRSSIQKEWDWRVSRGESLKNLQAFAHLIDGDEGDDAEGVRD
- a CDS encoding sensor histidine kinase, giving the protein MTVFSALLLAGVLSVLALAVGVVVGVRLAPRAVQRRQQSSTEWTGITVAQMLQRIVALMPLGVAVVDSHRDVVYLNDRARELGLVRDRQLDNQAWQAAQQALSGVDVEFDLRPAKRAAGRSGLSVHGQARLLSEEDRRFAVVFVHDQSDYARMEATRRDFVANVSHELKTPVGAMALLAEALLASADDSETVRRFAEKVLVEANRLGDMVAELIELSRLQGAERLPNVTDVDVDIVVSEAISRHKVAADNADIEVRTDAPSGLRVLGDETLLVTALANLVSNAIAYSPPGSPVSISRRRRGDNIEIAVTDRGIGIALEDQERVFERFFRGDKARSRATGGSGLGLAIVKHVAANHNGSIGVWSKPGTGSTFTLSIPAYTNSDEQPEQPRGREVRPNRSQREEELSR
- a CDS encoding phosphoglyceromutase, translating into MGDTATLVLLRHGESDWNASNQFTGWVDVGLTERGRTEAVRSGELMAEHGLLPDVLYTSLLRRAITTAHLALDTADRLWIPVRRSWRLNERHYGALQGLNKAETQERYGEEQFMAWRRSYDTPPPPIEKGSEFSQDTDPRYANIGGGPLTECLADVVVRFLPYFTDVIVPDLRAGKTVLIVAHGNSLRALVKHLDRMSDEEIVGLNIPTGIPLRYDLDADLRPALPGGTYLDPEAAAAGAAAVASQGRA
- the mshA gene encoding D-inositol-3-phosphate glycosyltransferase is translated as MRHDELVRDVIRLSGPRRVAVLAVHTSPLAQPGTGDAGGMNVYVLQTALHLARRGIEVEIFTRATASADPPVVRVAPGVLVRNVVAGPFEGLDKYDLPTQLCAFAAGVLRAEASHEPGYYDIVHSHYWLSGQVGWLARDRWAVPLVHTAHTLAAVKNAALAAGDAPEPPLRTVGEQQVVDEADRLIVNTDDEARQLISIHHADPARIDVVHPGVDLDVFRPGDRRAARAALGLPLEEDLVAFVGRIQPLKAPDIVLRAAAKLPGVRIVVAGGPSGSGLASPDGLVGLADELGIADRVTFLPPQSRDDLATLFRAVDLVAVPSYSESFGLVAVEAQACGTPVVAAAVGGLPVAVRDGISGALVSGHDVGDWADALDRLLRLGPPHAEAMGRAAAAHAAGFSWENTTDALLASYRRAIGDFTAERQRRGVPMPDRASMRKPRRWAPRRGVGA
- a CDS encoding ROK family protein, with amino-acid sequence MRSTTLTHSHHSLTRKNHLRLHRQILPPALYISDSAAASVFRAVRLRGPVGRDVIAGVTSLSIATVNRQVIALLDAGLLRERADLAVSGAIGRPRVPVEINHEPFVTLGIHVGARTTSIVATDLFGRTLDTVETPTPLSPAGPALASLAESASRYLRRWHRRRPLWVGVAIGGTVDSATGHVDHPRLGWRQAPVGPVLADALGLPVSVASHVDAMAGAELLLGLRRFAPSSPTSLYVYARETVGYALVIGGRVHCPASGPGTIASLPAYSEPLGGTGQLESAVSDEAVLAAARRLKILPGVAPVAPATRAGGSATAMTDLLRVARAGNQQAKDLLAERARVLGEAVALLRDMLNPDELVVGGQAFTEYPEAMERVEAAFAARSVLAPRDIRVTAFGNRVQEAGAGTVSLGGLYSDPLGAMRRAGALDSRLRDVADADESSA
- a CDS encoding L,D-transpeptidase, which gives rise to MEVFQHGTLFIVSTSCPPPPINRRLALAALGLGVFAPGVLAGCAGTVAKHAEKKEPPAPRLTFQPADTTGDVVPIAPISVQVSDGWFQKVALTNSSGKVVAGAFNSDRTVYTTTEPLGYDSTYTWSGSAVGHDGRATPVTGKFTTVSPTKKIGGSFQLADGQTVGVAAPIIIQFDAPISDKAAVEKALTVTANPPVEGSWAWLPDEAQGARVHYRTREYYPAGTTVNVDAKLYGRPFGDGAYGAEDISLKIQIGRRQVVKAEVSSHRIQVVTDAGVIMDFPCSYGEADKARNVTRNGIHVVTEKYSDFYMSNPAAGYSNIHERWAVRISNNGEFIHANPASSGAQGNTNVTNGCINLSTGDAEEYYHTAIYGDPVEVTGSSIQLSYSDGDIWDWAVDWDTWVAMSALPPTTARPPGTQIPVTAPVTPPNAPTLSGTPTTTTTTTTTTTTTSTTPSGSEPSSPGG
- a CDS encoding SDR family NAD(P)-dependent oxidoreductase, with protein sequence MNAAGGRQRVAVVTGASSGIGEATAKILAAQGFHVVAVARRADRINALADEIGGTAIVADVTDAGAVEALADEVGRVDVLVNNAGGARGLEPVAEADVEHWRWMWETNVMGTLRVTRALLPKLVDSGDGLIVTVTSIAALEVYDGGAGYTAAKHAQGALHRTLRGELLGKPVRLTEIAPGAVETEFSLVRFGGDQRRADAVYTGITPLVAADVAEVIGFVASRPSHVDLDLIVIKPRDQASASRFNRRG